A genomic segment from Geitlerinema sp. PCC 7407 encodes:
- a CDS encoding Asr1405/Asl0597 family protein: MNPHNPQQDLETGNIVNVDWEIRWQVYYRLRDLGISCCCLPNQPLRVWINGPTEAVQLESVVRQMTTPRSSLAQWLERCWSTES; this comes from the coding sequence ATGAATCCCCACAATCCTCAACAAGATCTCGAAACCGGCAACATCGTCAACGTCGACTGGGAGATCCGCTGGCAAGTTTATTACCGTCTGCGCGATTTGGGCATTTCCTGCTGCTGCCTCCCCAATCAGCCTTTGCGCGTTTGGATCAACGGCCCCACCGAGGCTGTCCAGCTCGAAAGCGTCGTTCGGCAAATGACGACACCGCGCTCCTCCCTAGCTCAGTGGCTAGAGCGCTGCTGGTCCACTGAGTCATAG